The Listeria cossartiae subsp. cossartiae genome includes the window TATTGCGCCAACAAGTGGTGAAGTTACAATTAATGGCGTTAATATTAGTAAAACTAAATCTTTCCCAGAAAAAACGGGCATTATTATTGAAACGCCTGGATTCTTGGCAAATTATACAGGTTATAAAAATTTAGAATACTTGGCTTCTATAAAAAATCAAATAGGTGAAAAAGAGATTCTCGCTGCGTTAGAACAAGTTGGACTTTCTGGAAAAGAGAATTTGAAAGTGAAAAAATATTCGCTGGGAATGAGACAACGACTTGGTATTGCTCAGGCTATTATGGAAAATCCAGATTTATTAATATTTGACGAACCAACCAATTCATTAGATAAAGCTGGAAGTCAGAGTTTTATTGACTTGATTTTAGATTTAAAAGAAAAAGGAAAAACGATTCTATTAGCAAGCCATCATATTGCCGATATTGATGGCATATCAGATGAAATATTTGAAATGGAAGCAGGTCGGATAATAAATAGGAGAAAAGCATGAAAAAAATAATTGGCGTAGTCTTAATTGTTCTATTAGTAGGCATATTTGCTTGGCGCGTGTATGATGTAAATGCTAATTCTTTTTCATATGAAAATAAAACACACGCTGAACAGGAAAAATTTCAAATGGGAACTGCAACAGTCAGTTTTGGAAAAGCGTTTGTTGTGAATGATGCTGATATAAATAAGTACGCGACAAAAAATTATTTTAAACAAGAAAAGGATGCTCTTT containing:
- a CDS encoding ABC transporter ATP-binding protein; translated protein: MNYIKVNHLTKVINNHTVLDDIDFELKQGGIYSFIGHNGSGKTMLFRALCGFIAPTSGEVTINGVNISKTKSFPEKTGIIIETPGFLANYTGYKNLEYLASIKNQIGEKEILAALEQVGLSGKENLKVKKYSLGMRQRLGIAQAIMENPDLLIFDEPTNSLDKAGSQSFIDLILDLKEKGKTILLASHHIADIDGISDEIFEMEAGRIINRRKA